The following coding sequences are from one bacterium window:
- a CDS encoding (4Fe-4S)-binding protein produces MEKRKIKSIRVDVDKCNGCRACEVACSAFHSSPKYASNNPARSRIRVIRDELDNVFLPIRAGYHAEAECAGRHSYVIDGRDYGECNFCNAACSSRDLFKEPDSGLPLKCDMCEDDPELQEPMCVKWCLVDALTYEEREEEGQEDAKPEDLEMGVEALLNKYGTEKVIETIARLSADKVSKKE; encoded by the coding sequence ACGTGGATAAGTGTAATGGCTGCAGGGCTTGTGAGGTGGCCTGTTCGGCCTTTCATTCATCACCCAAGTATGCAAGTAACAACCCCGCCAGATCCAGAATCAGGGTGATCAGGGACGAGCTGGACAATGTGTTCTTGCCCATCAGGGCCGGATATCATGCAGAGGCCGAATGTGCCGGAAGACACTCCTATGTGATAGATGGAAGGGATTACGGAGAGTGCAATTTTTGCAATGCTGCCTGTTCTTCCAGGGACCTTTTCAAAGAACCTGATTCCGGCCTGCCTTTGAAATGCGATATGTGTGAGGACGATCCCGAACTCCAGGAGCCCATGTGCGTAAAGTGGTGTTTGGTGGATGCCTTGACCTATGAAGAAAGGGAAGAGGAAGGCCAGGAAGATGCCAAACCCGAGGATCTGGAGATGGGCGTTGAGGCTCTATTGAACAAGTATGGGACCGAGAAGGTCATAGAGACCATAGCCAGGCTCTCGGCCGACAA